In the genome of Populus nigra chromosome 9, ddPopNigr1.1, whole genome shotgun sequence, one region contains:
- the LOC133703793 gene encoding KH domain-containing protein At5g56140-like isoform X1 produces the protein MTTTGGGGGVGVGVGVGASRFMAYSPSPSAPHSPHISGLRSSAASSALVVEQEKYLSELLAERHKIIPFMPVLPNIYRLLNQEILRVTTLLGNASVLGQSGLEHASPLASGGIFSNGAADANGWASRFQSEISGMLQPSSAQNWLGSQGSSSGLIAKRTIRVDIPVDKYPNYNFVGRLLGPRGNSLKRVEASTECRVLIRGRGSIKDPAKEEMMRGKPGYEHLNEPLHILVEGELPVEIVDARLMQAREILEDLLKPVDESQDYYKKQQLRELAMLNGTLREEGSPMSGSVSPFNNSLGMKRAKTRG, from the exons ATGACCACCACTGGCGGCGGCGGCggtgttggtgttggtgttggtgttggtgcTAGTCGCTTTATGGCTTACTCTCCGTCTCCATCTGCTCCTCACTCCCCTCATATCTCTGGCCTTCGTTCATCGGCAGCTTCCTCTGCTCTCGTAGTCGAGCaagaaaa GTATTTGTCGGAGTTGTTGGCAGAGCGTCACAAGATTATTCCATTTATGCCTGTGCTTCCTAATATCTATCGGTTGTTGAACCAAG AAATATTGCGTGTAACTACACTGTTGGGGAATGCATCAGTTTTAGGTCAAAGTGGGCTTGAACATGCTAGTCCTCTGGCTTCTGGAGGAATATTTTCAAATGGAGCAGCTGATGCAAATGGATGGGCATCACGGTTTCAATCAGAA ATATCAGGTATGTTGCAGCCCTCATCAGCACAAAACTGGCTGGGCTCTCAAGGTAGCTCATCCGGTCTTATTGCTAAGAGAACTATTAGAGTGGATATTCCTGTCGACAAATATCCTAAT TATAACTTTGTTGGGCGCCTTCTTGGTCCTAGGGGGAACTCCCTTAAGCGAGTGGAAGCTAGCACAGAGTGCCGTGTCCTGATCAGAGGCCGTGGAAGCATTAAGGATCCAGCCAAG GAAGAAATGATGAGAGGGAAACCGGGGTATGAGCATCTCAATGAACCTCTCCACATCTTAGTTGAGGGTGAATTGCCAGTTGAGATTGTTGATGCTCGGCTAATGCAGGCACGTGAGATACTCGAAGACTTGTTGAAGCCTGTG GATGAATCACAGGATTACTACAAGAAGCAGCAACTGAGAGAGCTAGCAATGCTGAATGGTACACTTCGCGAGGAAGGTTCTCCTATGTCAGGTTCTGTCTCCCCCTTCAACAACAGCCTTGGTATGAAGAGGGCTAAGACCAGGGGGTAA
- the LOC133703793 gene encoding KH domain-containing protein At5g56140-like isoform X2 codes for MPVLPNIYRLLNQEILRVTTLLGNASVLGQSGLEHASPLASGGIFSNGAADANGWASRFQSEISGMLQPSSAQNWLGSQGSSSGLIAKRTIRVDIPVDKYPNYNFVGRLLGPRGNSLKRVEASTECRVLIRGRGSIKDPAKEEMMRGKPGYEHLNEPLHILVEGELPVEIVDARLMQAREILEDLLKPVDESQDYYKKQQLRELAMLNGTLREEGSPMSGSVSPFNNSLGMKRAKTRG; via the exons ATGCCTGTGCTTCCTAATATCTATCGGTTGTTGAACCAAG AAATATTGCGTGTAACTACACTGTTGGGGAATGCATCAGTTTTAGGTCAAAGTGGGCTTGAACATGCTAGTCCTCTGGCTTCTGGAGGAATATTTTCAAATGGAGCAGCTGATGCAAATGGATGGGCATCACGGTTTCAATCAGAA ATATCAGGTATGTTGCAGCCCTCATCAGCACAAAACTGGCTGGGCTCTCAAGGTAGCTCATCCGGTCTTATTGCTAAGAGAACTATTAGAGTGGATATTCCTGTCGACAAATATCCTAAT TATAACTTTGTTGGGCGCCTTCTTGGTCCTAGGGGGAACTCCCTTAAGCGAGTGGAAGCTAGCACAGAGTGCCGTGTCCTGATCAGAGGCCGTGGAAGCATTAAGGATCCAGCCAAG GAAGAAATGATGAGAGGGAAACCGGGGTATGAGCATCTCAATGAACCTCTCCACATCTTAGTTGAGGGTGAATTGCCAGTTGAGATTGTTGATGCTCGGCTAATGCAGGCACGTGAGATACTCGAAGACTTGTTGAAGCCTGTG GATGAATCACAGGATTACTACAAGAAGCAGCAACTGAGAGAGCTAGCAATGCTGAATGGTACACTTCGCGAGGAAGGTTCTCCTATGTCAGGTTCTGTCTCCCCCTTCAACAACAGCCTTGGTATGAAGAGGGCTAAGACCAGGGGGTAA